The Mycolicibacterium parafortuitum nucleotide sequence CCACTCCGGCAAGGCCAGCTACATCGTGGCCGGCGAAGGCGCCGACGACTTCGAGGGCACGCTGGAGCTGGGCTACCAGGTCGGCTTCCCCTGGTCGCTGGGCGTCGGCATCAACTTCAGCTACACCACCCCGAACATCGCCTACGACGGCTGGGCCTTCGCGCCGACCGGTGACCCCGACTTCGGCACGCTGGACTCCATCGTGACCCCGCCGCTGTTCCCCGGTGTCTCGATCTCGGCCGACCTCGGTAACGGCCCGGGCATCCAGGAAGTCGCGACCTTCTCGGTCGACGTCGCCGGCCCCGGTGGTTCGGTTGTCGTCTCGAACGCTCACGGCACCGTGACCGGCGCCGCCGGTGGTGTGCTGCTGCGTCCGTTCGCCCGGTTGATCTCCTCGACCGGCGACAGCGTCAGCACCTACGGCGAGCCGTGGAACATGAACTGACACAGAGCTCCGCTCTATGAACTGACACAGAGCTTCGCTCTACGAAACAGCCCCCGGCTTCGGCCGGGGGCTGTTTCCGTCTTGGGGGAGAGGCGCCGGGTCACCTGTCGGTGGGTGGCGCGTCCTGCTCGGTGTGGTTCTTCTTGGCGACGGTTCCGTCGGACTGGGCCTGCAACAGATCGCGGATCTCTGTCAGCAGGGTCAGCTCGGTTTCGCTCGATTCCACCTTGGCGTCGCGTTCCTTGAGCTTCTTGAACGGAGCCACGATCACGAAGTAGATGACCGCGGCGACGATCAGGAAGTTGATCGCCGCCGACAGCACGGCGTTGAGGTCGACGAACTGGTCGGCGCCCAGCGGGATCTTCAGGATTCCGTACTCGGTGTCCGGGCCCGCCCCGATCCGGTCGACCAGCGGCTGGACCACGTTTTCGGTGAACGCGGTGACCAGTCCGGTGAACGCGGCACCGACGACGACCGCGACTGCCAGATCGATCACGTTGCCCCGCGAGATGAACTCTTTGAAGCCTTTCAGCATGGCGATGACCCTTTCGTTTGAGGGGCGCGTGTCGGCGCACCGAACTCAGTGTCCACCGCTGGTCCAGCGGGGCAATATGTGGGCTTT carries:
- a CDS encoding MspA family porin, whose amino-acid sequence is MKAITRVLIAMVASIAALFVSTGTSNAGLDNELSVVDGQGRTLTVQQWDTFLNGVFPLDRNRLTREWFHSGKASYIVAGEGADDFEGTLELGYQVGFPWSLGVGINFSYTTPNIAYDGWAFAPTGDPDFGTLDSIVTPPLFPGVSISADLGNGPGIQEVATFSVDVAGPGGSVVVSNAHGTVTGAAGGVLLRPFARLISSTGDSVSTYGEPWNMN
- the mscL gene encoding large-conductance mechanosensitive channel protein MscL is translated as MLKGFKEFISRGNVIDLAVAVVVGAAFTGLVTAFTENVVQPLVDRIGAGPDTEYGILKIPLGADQFVDLNAVLSAAINFLIVAAVIYFVIVAPFKKLKERDAKVESSETELTLLTEIRDLLQAQSDGTVAKKNHTEQDAPPTDR